The proteins below are encoded in one region of Bosea sp. BIWAKO-01:
- the ugpB gene encoding sn-glycerol-3-phosphate ABC transporter substrate-binding protein UgpB, whose product MTSRSRLMISAAVLTLAGAAPAVAQTEIQWWHALTGANNDVVVKLAEEFNASQKEYKVVPAYKGSYPDTLNAGVAAFRAGTAPHILQVFEVGTGTMMSAKGAVKPVHELMKEAGEAFDPKAYLPAITGYYSTAKGDMLSMPFNSSSMVMWYNKDAFKKAGLNPDAPPKTWPEVFEAAKKLKAAGYDKCGFTNAWATWANIEQFGAWHNVPIATKANGLDGFDTVLNFNSPLFLKHWTNLVELQKDKTYDYSGRTNNGEGRFTSGECPIMLTSSGFFGNVKANAKFDWANAAMPYYPEAAGAPQNSIIGGASLWVMGGKKADEYKGVAKFFTFLSDVDRQVKLHTESGYLPITKAAYAKVKDSGFYKDKPYLETPLLELNNKEPTENSRGLRFGGLVQIRDIWSEELEAALNGQKTPKAALDAAVERGNQALRQFERTASR is encoded by the coding sequence ATGACATCCAGATCGCGCTTGATGATTTCGGCCGCGGTGTTGACGCTGGCCGGTGCGGCTCCGGCCGTCGCGCAGACAGAGATCCAGTGGTGGCATGCGCTGACCGGCGCCAATAACGACGTTGTCGTGAAGCTGGCCGAGGAGTTCAACGCCTCCCAGAAGGAATACAAGGTCGTTCCGGCCTATAAGGGCTCCTATCCCGATACGCTGAATGCCGGCGTCGCCGCCTTCCGCGCCGGGACCGCGCCGCACATCCTGCAGGTCTTCGAGGTCGGCACCGGCACGATGATGTCGGCCAAGGGCGCCGTGAAGCCCGTGCACGAACTGATGAAGGAAGCCGGCGAGGCTTTCGATCCCAAGGCTTATTTGCCGGCGATCACCGGCTATTACTCGACCGCCAAGGGCGACATGCTTTCCATGCCGTTCAACTCGTCGAGCATGGTGATGTGGTACAACAAGGACGCCTTCAAGAAGGCGGGCCTGAACCCCGACGCCCCGCCGAAGACCTGGCCCGAGGTTTTCGAGGCCGCCAAGAAGCTGAAGGCCGCCGGATATGACAAATGCGGCTTCACCAATGCCTGGGCGACCTGGGCCAATATCGAGCAGTTCGGCGCCTGGCACAACGTCCCGATCGCGACCAAGGCGAACGGTCTCGACGGCTTCGACACGGTCCTGAACTTCAACAGCCCGCTCTTCCTGAAGCACTGGACCAACCTGGTCGAGCTGCAGAAGGACAAGACCTACGATTACTCCGGCCGCACCAATAATGGCGAAGGCCGCTTCACCTCGGGCGAATGCCCGATCATGCTGACCTCGTCGGGCTTCTTCGGCAACGTCAAGGCCAACGCCAAGTTCGACTGGGCCAACGCCGCGATGCCGTATTATCCGGAAGCGGCCGGCGCACCGCAGAATTCGATCATCGGCGGCGCCTCGCTGTGGGTGATGGGCGGCAAGAAGGCCGACGAATACAAGGGCGTCGCCAAGTTCTTCACCTTCCTGTCCGATGTCGACCGCCAGGTGAAGCTGCACACCGAGTCCGGTTACCTGCCGATCACCAAGGCCGCCTATGCCAAGGTCAAGGACTCGGGCTTCTACAAGGACAAGCCCTATCTCGAGACGCCGCTGCTCGAGCTCAACAACAAGGAGCCGACCGAGAATTCGCGCGGCCTGCGCTTCGGCGGCCTGGTCCAGATCCGCGACATCTGGTCGGAAGAGCTCGAAGCGGCACTGAACGGCCAGAAGACGCCGAAGGCTGCGCTTGACGCCGCCGTCGAGCGTGGCAATCAGGCACTGCGCCAGTTCGAGCGGACCGCCTCGCGCTGA
- the ugpA gene encoding sn-glycerol-3-phosphate ABC transporter permease UgpA: MQKNAYFRSLTIPLLLLLPQLAITVVFFYWPASQAVWQSFLLEDAFGTSTQFVWFENYQSLFSDPGYFKALRNTAVFSTFVCVFSLSIALLFAVMADRQIRGAEIYKTLLIWPYAVAPAIAGVLWIFMFDPSLGMLARGLQSLGIAWNPRLNGNDAMTLVILAATWKQISYNFLFFLAGLQSIPKSVIEAAVIDGARPMRRFWSIIFPLLSPTTFFLLVVNIVYVFFDTFGIIDTVTGGGPAGATETLVYKVYSDGKGGSNLGGSAAQSVILLVMVIAMTAVQFRFIERKVNY; this comes from the coding sequence ATGCAGAAGAACGCCTATTTCCGGAGCCTGACGATCCCGCTTCTGCTGCTCCTGCCGCAGCTCGCGATCACGGTCGTGTTCTTCTACTGGCCGGCGAGCCAGGCGGTCTGGCAGTCCTTCCTGCTGGAAGACGCCTTCGGAACGTCGACCCAGTTCGTCTGGTTCGAAAACTACCAGAGCCTCTTTTCCGATCCGGGTTACTTCAAGGCGCTGCGCAACACCGCGGTCTTCTCGACCTTTGTCTGCGTGTTCTCGCTCTCGATCGCGCTGCTCTTTGCCGTGATGGCCGACCGGCAGATCCGCGGCGCCGAGATCTACAAGACGCTGCTGATCTGGCCCTATGCCGTGGCTCCCGCCATTGCCGGCGTGCTCTGGATCTTCATGTTCGATCCCTCGCTCGGCATGCTCGCGCGCGGGCTGCAGAGCCTCGGCATCGCCTGGAATCCCCGGCTCAACGGCAATGACGCCATGACGCTCGTCATCCTCGCCGCGACCTGGAAACAGATCAGCTACAATTTCCTGTTCTTCCTCGCCGGGCTGCAATCGATCCCCAAGAGCGTGATCGAGGCGGCGGTGATCGACGGCGCGCGGCCGATGCGCCGGTTCTGGTCCATTATCTTCCCGCTGCTTTCGCCGACGACGTTCTTCCTGCTCGTCGTCAACATCGTCTATGTCTTCTTCGACACCTTCGGCATCATCGATACAGTCACAGGCGGCGGGCCTGCGGGCGCGACCGAGACGCTGGTCTACAAGGTCTATTCCGACGGCAAGGGCGGCTCCAATCTCGGTGGCTCGGCGGCACAATCGGTCATCCTGCTCGTGATGGTCATAGCCATGACGGCGGTGCAGTTCCGGTTCATCGAGCGCAAGGTGAATTACTGA
- a CDS encoding creatininase family protein yields the protein MASVLWKELTAEDLRHKAAKDAIVVLPVASMEQHGPHLPVGVDTILCEGVCKAAAERLDEADVVVAPTLWCGMAEHHMAFGGTFTFDIPTYRSVLLSLLRSIERHGFRRVVIVNGHGGNIAALGAFLPDFARETGLRIIATTYFELAQTAMLPFMQDQTSVMHACEIETSMMMVLAPETVKQERLGQAFGMLGADPRGLMRPTVARYRPFREMTETGVIGDARRATPKKGEEFLNACAEALAALLRDGEAWH from the coding sequence ATGGCCTCGGTGCTCTGGAAGGAACTGACGGCCGAGGATCTGCGTCACAAGGCGGCGAAGGATGCGATCGTCGTCCTGCCCGTTGCCTCGATGGAACAGCACGGTCCGCACCTGCCGGTCGGCGTCGACACCATCCTCTGCGAGGGCGTGTGCAAGGCCGCGGCCGAGCGCCTGGACGAGGCCGATGTCGTGGTCGCCCCGACGCTCTGGTGTGGCATGGCCGAGCATCACATGGCCTTCGGCGGCACCTTCACCTTCGACATCCCAACCTATCGGTCCGTGCTGCTTTCGCTGCTCAGGAGCATCGAGCGGCACGGCTTCCGCCGGGTCGTGATCGTCAATGGCCATGGCGGCAATATCGCCGCGCTGGGTGCCTTCCTGCCGGATTTCGCCCGCGAGACCGGCCTGCGCATCATCGCGACCACCTATTTCGAGTTGGCGCAAACCGCGATGCTGCCCTTCATGCAGGATCAGACCAGCGTGATGCATGCCTGCGAGATCGAGACCTCGATGATGATGGTGCTGGCTCCGGAAACGGTGAAGCAGGAGCGGCTGGGGCAAGCCTTCGGCATGCTCGGCGCCGATCCACGTGGCCTGATGCGCCCGACCGTTGCGCGCTACCGCCCCTTCCGTGAGATGACGGAGACCGGCGTGATCGGCGATGCGCGGCGTGCGACGCCGAAGAAGGGCGAGGAATTTCTCAACGCCTGCGCCGAGGCGCTCGCGGCCTTGCTGCGCGACGGGGAGGCCTGGCACTGA
- the ugpE gene encoding sn-glycerol-3-phosphate ABC transporter permease UgpE — translation MVENRRFGDIVAYIILTIGVLIVAFPVWLTFVASTWDAATIINGQLPLYPGPHFFENYYRILFVGTSGSTREPVAVMMFNSFVMALAIAFGKILISVLSAYAVVYYRFPFRMAAFWIIFVTLMLPVEVRIFPTFKVVSDLGMLDTYQGLAVPLIASATGTLLFRQFFMTIPDELLEASKIDGAGPFKFFKDTVVPLSLTTIAALFVIQFIYGWNQYLWPLLVTTKDSMQTIVIGIRKMITTADALTEWQLAMATAMLAMLPPVFVVIAMQRLFVKGLVETEK, via the coding sequence ATGGTCGAGAACCGCCGCTTCGGCGACATCGTCGCCTATATCATCCTGACGATCGGCGTGCTGATCGTCGCCTTTCCGGTGTGGCTGACCTTCGTCGCCTCGACCTGGGATGCTGCGACCATCATCAACGGCCAGCTGCCGCTCTATCCTGGCCCGCATTTCTTCGAGAACTACTACCGCATCCTCTTCGTCGGCACCTCGGGCTCGACCCGCGAGCCGGTGGCCGTGATGATGTTCAACTCCTTCGTGATGGCGCTGGCCATCGCGTTCGGCAAGATCCTCATCTCCGTGCTCTCTGCCTACGCGGTCGTCTATTATCGCTTCCCGTTTCGGATGGCGGCATTCTGGATCATCTTCGTCACCCTGATGCTGCCGGTAGAAGTCCGCATCTTCCCGACCTTCAAGGTCGTCTCCGATCTCGGCATGCTCGATACCTACCAGGGCCTTGCCGTGCCGCTGATCGCCTCGGCGACCGGCACATTGCTGTTCCGGCAGTTCTTCATGACGATCCCCGACGAGCTGCTCGAGGCCTCGAAGATCGATGGCGCCGGTCCGTTCAAGTTCTTCAAGGATACGGTGGTCCCGCTCTCGCTCACCACGATCGCGGCGCTCTTCGTCATCCAGTTCATCTATGGCTGGAACCAGTATCTCTGGCCGCTGCTGGTCACCACCAAGGATTCGATGCAGACCATCGTCATCGGCATCCGCAAGATGATCACCACGGCCGATGCGCTCACCGAATGGCAGCTCGCCATGGCAACCGCGATGCTGGCGATGCTGCCGCCCGTCTTCGTCGTCATCGCCATGCAGCGGCTCTTCGTGAAGGGCCTGGTGGAAACCGAGAAGTGA
- a CDS encoding sn-glycerol-3-phosphate import ATP-binding protein UgpC, with the protein MAQVTLSSVKKVYAGGVEAVKGVSFDIPDGGFCVLVGPSGCGKSTLLRMVAGLETISSGEVSISGRVVNQIEPADRDIAMVFQNYALYPHMSVYDNMAYGLRNRGTPKDEIEKRVKEAARILAIEGLLERRPRQLSGGQRQRVAMGRAIVRKPQVFLFDEPLSNLDAKLRVQMRVEIKKLQRALGVTAIYVTHDQVEAMTLSDKLVVMNGGQVEQIGVPAEVYRKPASRFVATFIGSPPMNLLPAAIDGPGIVALGDALLEARDLKQDLASGTKVEVGLRPEDIEIASEGQAGALPFDVEFIEELGATQLFHGKLAGQPFVMQAATGDVAAEAKRLWISVDPDRVHVFDAQSGARLGRE; encoded by the coding sequence ATGGCCCAGGTTACTCTTTCCAGCGTCAAGAAGGTCTATGCCGGCGGCGTCGAGGCCGTGAAGGGCGTCTCTTTCGACATTCCCGATGGCGGCTTCTGCGTGCTGGTCGGCCCCTCCGGCTGCGGCAAGTCTACTTTGCTGCGGATGGTGGCAGGCCTGGAGACGATCTCGTCCGGCGAGGTCTCGATCAGTGGCAGGGTCGTCAACCAGATCGAACCGGCGGACCGGGACATCGCCATGGTGTTCCAGAATTACGCGCTCTATCCGCATATGAGCGTCTACGACAACATGGCCTATGGCCTGCGCAACCGCGGGACGCCGAAGGACGAGATCGAGAAGCGGGTCAAGGAGGCAGCTCGCATCCTCGCGATCGAAGGCCTGCTGGAGCGCCGGCCGCGCCAGCTCTCGGGCGGCCAGCGTCAGCGCGTCGCCATGGGCCGCGCCATCGTGCGCAAGCCCCAGGTCTTCCTGTTCGACGAGCCGCTTTCCAATCTCGACGCAAAACTGCGCGTGCAGATGCGCGTCGAGATCAAGAAGCTGCAGCGGGCGCTCGGCGTCACCGCGATCTATGTCACGCACGATCAGGTCGAGGCGATGACGCTCTCCGACAAGCTCGTGGTGATGAATGGCGGCCAGGTCGAGCAGATCGGCGTTCCCGCCGAGGTCTACCGCAAACCCGCAAGCCGCTTCGTCGCGACCTTCATCGGCTCGCCGCCGATGAACCTGCTGCCGGCAGCCATCGACGGACCCGGCATCGTTGCGCTCGGCGACGCGCTCCTCGAAGCGCGTGACCTCAAGCAGGACCTCGCATCGGGAACGAAGGTCGAGGTGGGCCTGAGGCCCGAGGATATCGAGATCGCCTCCGAAGGCCAGGCCGGGGCGCTGCCCTTCGATGTCGAGTTCATCGAGGAGCTGGGCGCGACGCAGCTCTTCCACGGCAAGCTCGCCGGACAGCCTTTCGTGATGCAGGCCGCAACCGGCGATGTCGCCGCCGAGGCCAAGCGCCTGTGGATTTCAGTCGACCCCGACCGCGTCCACGTCTTCGATGCGCAGTCGGGAGCCCGGCTCGGGCGCGAATAG
- a CDS encoding alkyl sulfatase dimerization domain-containing protein — translation MRQDALFERLWSGAAQMEEWTEAVSAGAITAVAENIITVHTTYFCGSVTAIRTSEGLVLIDTAKPDTAAQTLATIRSWDDSPIHTVIYTHGHIDHTSGIKVIDEEADARARPRPRIVAHRNVARRMERYEASHGFNSIVQGQQFNKPDYVYPIGQRRPDDVYDDVLSLAIGGEQLELIHGRGETDDATFVWLPRRRVLASGDFVIWVFPNAGNPRKVQRYAAEWAVALRRMERLKPDTLIPGHGPVIVGEGRASQVLRDGAEALEHLVGETLALMNKGATLDEVLRAVKVPAAYLAKPYLVPKYDDPEFLVRGIYHFYAGWFDGNPANLKPAKTSDLASELARLAGGAEKLAERAAALAEDGQTRLAVHLAEFASSAAPEDGGIQAIRGAVLRKAIDGESSLMGKAFLAVYERDAKGRSTG, via the coding sequence ATGCGGCAGGACGCGTTGTTCGAGCGCCTTTGGAGTGGCGCAGCGCAGATGGAGGAATGGACCGAGGCGGTCTCTGCCGGCGCCATCACTGCGGTGGCAGAGAACATCATCACCGTCCACACCACCTATTTCTGTGGCAGCGTCACGGCCATTCGCACGAGTGAAGGCCTTGTCCTGATCGATACGGCCAAGCCAGACACTGCCGCCCAGACGCTCGCGACGATCCGCAGCTGGGACGACAGCCCCATCCACACCGTGATCTATACCCACGGCCATATCGACCACACCAGCGGCATCAAGGTCATCGACGAGGAGGCCGATGCGAGGGCGAGGCCGCGGCCGAGAATTGTGGCTCATCGCAACGTCGCACGCCGGATGGAGCGATATGAAGCCTCCCATGGCTTCAACAGCATCGTGCAGGGGCAGCAGTTCAACAAGCCGGACTATGTCTATCCGATAGGCCAGCGGCGTCCCGATGACGTCTATGACGACGTGCTGTCGCTTGCGATCGGTGGCGAACAGCTCGAACTCATCCACGGGCGTGGCGAGACCGACGATGCCACGTTCGTCTGGCTGCCGCGGCGGCGCGTGCTGGCGAGCGGGGACTTCGTCATCTGGGTTTTCCCGAATGCAGGCAATCCGCGCAAGGTCCAGCGCTATGCAGCCGAGTGGGCTGTCGCCCTGCGCAGGATGGAGCGCCTGAAGCCGGACACCCTGATCCCCGGACATGGCCCGGTCATCGTCGGGGAGGGCCGGGCATCGCAGGTGTTGCGCGACGGGGCCGAAGCGCTTGAACACCTGGTTGGCGAGACACTCGCGCTGATGAACAAGGGCGCGACGCTCGACGAGGTGCTGCGTGCGGTCAAGGTACCGGCCGCCTATCTGGCGAAACCCTATCTCGTGCCGAAATATGATGACCCCGAGTTCCTGGTCCGGGGGATCTACCATTTCTATGCGGGCTGGTTTGACGGAAACCCGGCGAACCTGAAGCCGGCGAAGACCTCTGACCTTGCGTCGGAGCTGGCTCGGCTTGCGGGCGGTGCCGAGAAACTGGCCGAGCGGGCCGCAGCGCTGGCCGAGGACGGCCAGACGCGCCTCGCCGTTCATCTCGCCGAGTTCGCGAGTTCAGCAGCGCCCGAGGATGGAGGGATCCAGGCGATCCGGGGCGCCGTGCTCCGGAAAGCCATCGATGGCGAAAGCTCGTTGATGGGCAAGGCGTTCCTTGCCGTCTACGAGCGCGATGCAAAGGGGCGGTCGACAGGCTGA